One Hermetia illucens chromosome 4, iHerIll2.2.curated.20191125, whole genome shotgun sequence DNA segment encodes these proteins:
- the LOC119654600 gene encoding venom serine carboxypeptidase: protein MRVPFIALLLCVAVNSSFINPYPRFAKYNDGGDPGDPAFLTPLIQAGKIDKALELATVADKPFDWLKSYAGYLTVNEKYNSNMFFWYFPSESDPHHDPIVLWLQGGPGASSLFGLFTENGPFSVTESGLEPRKYSWHKNHNLIYIDNPVGTGFSFTDDDAGYAKNEKDVGRDLYEAVKQLFQLFPEFQTLDFYITGESYAGKYVPALAYKIHKTQEKYTRHGKKIPIPIKLKGIAIGNGLSDPIHQLKYGDYLYQLGLIDINARQVFHEYEAKGIDCIKKRNMNCAFEVFDELINMDELPSGSLFHNYTGYDTYFNYLKTKGDNSSDIMGKFLQTSKIRKAIHVGNMTFHDLEGENKVEEHLKQDVMDSVAPWIAELLGHYRVCIYNGQLDIIVAYPLTLGYLQRLKFPGANIYKHAPRYIWRIDGEIAGYAKEAGQLVEVLVRKAGHMAPADQPKWVFDMITRLTNGKGFS, encoded by the coding sequence ATGAGAGTGCCCTTCATCGCCCTGCTACTCTGTGTAGCAGTAAATTCAAGTTTTATTAATCCCTATCCTCGTTTTGCGAAGTACAACGATGGTGGCGATCCTGGAGATCCCGCATTCCTCACGCCATTAATTCAAGCTGGAAAAATCGATAAAGCTCTGGAGCTAGCCACTGTCGCGGATAAACCGTTCGATTGGCTTAAAAGCTATGCTGGATATCTCACAGTAAATGAGAAGTATAATTCAAATATGTTCTTCTGGTATTTCCCTTCGGAGTCAGATCCACATCATGACCCAATTGTTCTATGGCTTCAAGGAGGACCTGGGGCTTCATCCCTATTCGGACTTTTCACGGAAAACGGACCATTCTCTGTAACTGAATCTGGTTTGGAACCAAGAAAATATTCCTGGCATAAAAATCACAACCTTATCTACATTGATAACCCAGTGGGCACAGGGTTCAGCTTCACAGATGACGATGCCGGCTATGCGAAAAACGAAAAAGATGTGGGACGAGATTTGTATGAAGCAGTAAAACAATTATTCCAGTTATTCCCGGAGTTTCAGACACTGGACTTCTACATTACTGGAGAGTCATATGCCGGCAAATATGTTCCTGCCTTGGCTTATAAAATCCACAAAACTCAGGAGAAATATACGCGCCATGGCAAGAAAATTCCCATCCCAATCAAGCTAAAAGGGATTGCAATTGGTAATGGTTTATCCGATCCTATTCATCAGCTCAAGTATGGCGATTACCTCTACCAATTAGGACTCATAGATATCAATGCTCGCCAAGTATTCCACGAGTACGAGGCGAAAGGAATCGATTGCATAAAAAAACGCAACATGAACTGCGCTTTTGAGGTCTTCGATGAGCTGATCAACATGGACGAACTACCTTCTGGCTCCCTATTCCATAACTACACAGGATACGATACCTACTTCAACTACCTTAAAACCAAAGGCGATAACTCGAGTGATATTATGGGCAAATTCCTACAAACTTCGAAAATACGAAAAGCCATTCATGTAGGAAACATGACCTTCCATGACCTGGAGGGTGAAAATAAGGTAGAGGAACACCTTAAGCAAGATGTTATGGATTCCGTTGCTCCGTGGATTGCTGAACTTCTCGGTCACTATCGTGTTTGTATCTATAATGGACAGCTTGACATCATTGTCGCTTATCCTTTGACCCTTGGTTACTTACAACGGCTAAAGTTCCCAGGAGCAAATATCTATAAGCACGCACCACGATATATTTGGCGAATCGATGGAGAAATAGCAGGTTATGCAAAGGAAGCAGGCCAGCTTGTTGAGGTTCTTGTTCGTAAAGCGGGACACATGGCTCCAGCAGACCAACCAAAATGGGTATTTGATATGATAACGAGGTTAACTAATGGTAAAGGATTTTCTTAA
- the LOC119654596 gene encoding zinc finger protein 77-like gives MDSECGESASHFVKEELDIEDVDFSEEPSDREEDLNLPEATDLRCGEVYLGCNGSFTFVCSICANCFPNSELFQAHVQDAHFQLNTENIYDDPGDAVAECNDQDTLSNSPSVGGPFTEQILLGKASIKKERDEEDMLDGSEIADKSVEGGVEATNQKPQTSDETNMFISCRFCRKSYDKYKSYVEHARVAHGIITRRMRTRLILQAQKAAIKSKLSKGKRFRCILCTRSFTYRRMLRYHVENEHGDEALKLHPELNTLEDLNPNEEEEDDESSPFDSEKNHDCNLCGRRFRHKRSLQTHIQTYHEKEATCSPQNETKVQENLQPNTVERKERKIKRKFYCRLCTRSFKYRRSFHSHVETEHADEAEKLISESNLIGSSAEEDSEGSSSDPDEIYPCKLCDRIYKLKGSLRIHVRKYHGESIMPRLRKFYCNVCNRSYKHTRSLFSHVGASHGAEALKLISQSYPEEDLKANDSSNEDDSDTYSIESEKNYTCPICDHKFGYQRSMEAHIKKYHGEQALCPPQNETDKQETQKENPNENKNADPVMIVKRKFYCKLCNRSYKHRRSFLSHVGVDHGPEALSELKADESDDENEDESSLLEPRKNYACKLCDRHYRHSRSLRVHIKRHHGEEALSPRQIRRFCKYCSETFDSLETLQAHTKSIHPRGSDRKIVQVKFNAPQKKEIGPQVGKPPYKCTYCSKEFPELPKLAIHIRTHL, from the exons ATGGACTCGGAATGCGGGGAAAGTGCTTCCCATTTCGTTAAAGAAGAATTAGACATTGAAGATGTTGATTTCTCGGAGGAACCTTCGGATAGAGAGGAGGATCTTAATCTTCCTGAAGCTACTGATTTAAGGTGTGGTGAAGTTTACTTAGGCTGCAATGGGAGCTTCACGTTTGTTTGTTCAATCTGTGCGAATTGTTTTCCGAATTCAGAGCTTTTTCAAGCCCATGTACAGGACgcccactttcaactaaacaCCGAAAATATATACGATGACCCTGGGGATGCTGTTGCTGAATGCAATGACCAGGATACCTTGAGCAATTCACCGTCGGTGGGAGGACCTTTCACAGAACAG ATATTACTTGGCAAagcatccataaaaaaagaaaGGGATGAGGAAGATATGTTGGATGGTTCGGAAATTGCAGATAAAAGCGTGGAAGGGGGTGTTGAAGCCACCAATCAAAAGCCACAAACATCAGATGAAACGAATATGTTCATCTCCTGCAGATTCTGTAGAAAGTCATACGACAAATATAAGAGTTACGTTGAACACGCCAGGGTAGCCCATGGTATTATAACCAGACGCATGAGAACCAGACTGATACTGCAAGCACAAAAGGCCGCTATTAAATCGAAGTTATCTAAAGGAAAAAGATTCAGATGTATACTTTGTACTCGCTCCTTTACGTACAGGAGAATGCTACGCTACCACGTCGAGAACGAACATGGCGATGAAGCGTTAAAGCTCCATCCTGAACTGAACACTTTAGAAGACTTGAATCCAAATGAAGAGGAGGAAGATGACGAAAGTTCACCATTCGATTCAGAGAAAAACCACGATTGTAATCTATGTGGCCGCAGATTTAGACATAAAAGATCCCTGCAGACGCATATCCAGACGTACCACGAAAAAGAGGCAACGTGTTCGCCACAAAATGAAACCAAAGTACAAGAAAACCTACAGCCAAACACAGTcgaaagaaaggaaagaaagatAAAAAGAAAGTTCTATTGTAGACTTTGTACACGCTCGTTTAAGTACAGAAGATCGTTTCACTCCCATGTTGAAACCGAGCATGCTGATGAGGCGGAAAAGCTAATCTCTGAATCGAACCTTATAGGCTCGAGTGCCGAGGAAGATAGCGAAGGTTCCTCCTCTGATCCAGATGAAATCTATCCCTGCAAGCTATGTGATCGCATTTATAAGCTTAAAGGATCCCTGCGTATCCATGTGAGGAAATACCACGGCGAATCGATAATGCCTAGATTAAGGAAATTTTACTGTAATGTCTGTAATCGTTCGTATAAGCACACTAGATCGTTATTCTCGCACGTCGGGGCAAGCCATGGTGCTGAGGCGTTAAAACTCATCTCTCAATCATACCCTGAAGAGGATTTGAAGGCAAATGACTCATCTAACGAGGACGACAGTGACACTTATTCGATTGAATCAGAGAAAAACTACACTTGCCCGATATGTGACCACAAGTTTGGTTATCAAAGATCTATGGAAGCCCATATTAAGAAGTACCACGGGGAACAGGCGCTATGTCCGCCACAAAATGAAACCGACAAGCAAGAAACCCAAAAGGAAAATCCCAACGAAAATAAAAACGCTGATCCGGTCATGattgtgaaaagaaaattctaCTGTAAACTTTGTAACCGTTCGTATAAGCACCGTAGATCGTTTCTCTCCCACGTCGGAGTCGACCATGGTCCTGAGGCATTAAGCGAGTTGAAAGCAGATGAATCAGATGACGAAAACGAGGATGAAAGTTCATTGCTTGAACCAAGGAAAAATTACGCGTGCAAACTATGTGATCGCCATTATAGACATAGCAGATCCTTACGCGTCCATATCAAGAGGCACCACGGCGAAGAAGCACTAAGTCCGCGACAAATCAGAAGATTTTGTAAGTATTGCTCCGAAACCTTTGACAGTCTGGAGACTCTGCAAGCTCATACTAAAAGCATCCATCCTAGGGGTAGTGATAGAAAAATTGTACAAGTCAAATTCAATGCCCCCCAGAAAAAGGAAATTGGGCCGCAAGTAGGCAAACCCCCTTATAAATGCACGTACTGTTCAAAAGAGTTTCCAGAATTGCCAAAACTCGCTATACACATTCGCACGCATCTCTAG
- the LOC119654604 gene encoding zinc finger protein OZF-like, with protein sequence MATMEAAYEDVYDFFIKEEKDVEKLVADKNGCNTEIRNIDFSVPTPKCGEVLVACTGNFTFVCSLCSKCFPELEKFGVHIREEHMKLKTEDEKLELAEDRQDPLYTFVTDAKRVSQASEDSDDNAGDNTNDPSVKEESEDEIQLSALKQSLKQELPSKTETPESASPSEDGKKHVCDICGRGYMHRRSYQAHIKKAHVPGMKPLKPLKLLADIPALNFPIDETTCKYCDKQFEDTETLQAHLSTHTGRKRFVCRYCHKTFSCRTTRLQHLSTHTGERHYKCPHCPKTFSGKSNLTSHIRAHLKIKNYSCDYCDKRFVQSSEKKVHELTHTGEKPHQCEECGQRYPTSNKLNEHLRRHKNIKNYKCEICGKAFYGLNLLKNHMPTHTGEKPFTCNICGQSFPRKKSLKTHKQLHSGEKKYVCNKCGKAFAQFAGLYSHMKSHGEKPR encoded by the exons ATGGCTACCATGGAAGCGGCCTACGAGGATGTCTACGACTTTTTCATAAAAGAAGAGAAGGACGTCGAGAAGTTGGTTGCCGATAAAAATGGGTGCAATACAGAAATAAGGAATATTGACTTCTCCGTGCCCACTCCAAAGTGCGGTGAAGTACTTGTTGCATGCACGGGAAATTTCACTTTCGTGTGCAGTCTATGCTCGAAATGCTTCCCAGAACTGGAGAAGTTTGGCGTTCATATTCGTGAGGAACATATGAAACTCAAGACAGAAGATGAGAAGCTGGAGTTGGCGGAGGATCGGCAGGACCCGCTGTACACATTTGTGACTGATGCGAAACGTGTGTCG CAAGCATCTGAGGACAGTGATGACAACGCCGGAGACAACACAAACGATCCCTCGGTGAAGGAGGAATCTGAGGACGAAATCCAGTTATCTGCCTTAAAACAAAGCTTGAAACAGGAACTACCTTCCAAAACGGAAACTCCCGAAAGTGCCTCGCCAAGCGAAGACGGAAAAAAGCATGTCTGTGATATCTGCGGCCGTGGTTACATGCACAGGAGATCGTACCAAGCGCACATCAAAAAAGCCCACGTTCCAGGCATGAAACCACTCAAGCCGCTCAAACTCCTAGCGGATATTCCTGCCCTGAATTTCCCTATTGACGAAACTACTTGCAAATATTGCGATAAACAATTCGAGGACACCGAGACACTCCAAGCGCACCTGAGTACTCATACAGGACGGAAGCGTTTTGTGTGCCGATACTGCCACAAGACATTTTCATGCCGGACAACTCGCCTGCAGCACCTGTCCACGCATACAGGTGAACGCCACTACAAGTGTCCTCATTGTCCGAAGACCTTCTCGGGCAAATCGAATCTCACAAGCCACATTCGAGCGCATCTAAAAATCAAAAACTATTCCTGTGACTATTGTGATAAACGTTTTGTCCAGAGCAGCGAAAAAAAAGTCCATGAGCTCACCCATACCGGGGAGAAGCCACATCAATGCGAGGAATGCGGTCAACGGTATCCTACTTCGAATAAACTGAATGAGCACTTGAGGCGGCATAAAAATATCAAGAATTACAAATGTGAGATTTGTGGCAAGGCTTTCTACGGTTTGAATTTGCTGAAGAATCACATGCCCACGCATACGGGCGAGAAGCCCTTCACTTGCAATATTTGTGGACAGAGCTTCCCTAGGAAGAAGTCCTTGAAAACTCATAAACAACTTCACTCGGGGGAGAAGAAGTATGTATGCAATAAATGCGGAAAGGCTTTTGCACAATTTGCTGGCCTCTATTCGCATATGAAGTCTCATGGAGAGAAGCCCAGATGA
- the LOC119654606 gene encoding zinc finger protein 239-like, with protein MSITCAELVQIDAKNSSRVPENIVLDKQDADPEKCGEIIVHYPGTFIFVCYFCPEEFNSMQSFGIHWKETHSKLLERPDETEINRDRRSSEPIKVEVDFFDVGCCDSEDSQRSPKDIEANVVDAVPSTTEADEGDRLESEGSNNFCKPCNKNFSSRISYNNHIRVHHEIPDDMKCKLCDQISSSRSEYIQHRSSHKGQKKYTCPHCPTTFISAKGRQAHLRLHAGEAPHQCPYCPKTFRSKYTLQNHIRVHLDQKQHCCDFCGKGYVRRSDLTTHLRSHTGERPYQCEECGKSYMFKSKLNEHLKRHSGIRDFKCDVCGKSFFSKYILQQHEVEHSDARPFVCKICGKSFPRSKALLIHMKLHSEVKEYVCNICGKAFAQNSGLHGHRKMHGKSLV; from the exons ATGAGTATAACTTGTGCTGAACTGGTTCAGATTGACGCAAAGAATTCTTCTAGAGTTCCGGAGAATATAGTTCTAGACAAACAAGATGCCGACCCAGAGAAGTGTGGCGAGATTATTGTCCACTACCCCGGGACGTTCATATTCGTTTGCTACTTTTGCCCGGAAGAGTTCAATTCTATGCAGTCGTTTGGCATACATTGGAAGGAAACACATTCTAAACTCCTGGAAAGGCCAGACGAAACAGAGATTAACCGAGATAGGCGTAGCTCCGAACCGATAAAAGTTGAAGTTGATTTTTTCGATGTTGGTTGCTGCGATTCTGAGGATTCTCAACGCTCACCGAAGGATATAGAAGCAAATGTTGTCGACGCAGTACCTTCAACTACTGAGGCTGATGAAGGAGATAGACTGGAAAGTGAAG GTTCAAACAACTTCTGTAAACCTTGCAATAAGAATTTCAGCTCCCGAATTAGTTACAATAATCATATTCGAGTTCATCATGAAATTCCTGATGATATGAAGTGCAAACTTTGCGATCAAATAAGCTCAAGCAGATCAGAGTACATCCAGCATAGGAGCTCACATAAGGGGCAGAAAAAGTACACTTGTCCCCATTGTCCGACCACGTTCATCTCAGCTAAGGGTCGACAAGCTCATCTTCGTTTGCATGCAGGAGAGGCACCCCACCAATGTCCCTACTGCCCAAAGACATTTAGGTCCAAATATACCCTGCAGAACCACATTCGCGTTCATTTGGACCAAAAACAACATTGTTGCGACTTTTGCGGTAAAGGCTACGTCCGAAGATCCGATCTTACAACCCATCTACGATCACATACTGGCGAGAGACCATATCAGTGTGAAGAGTGTGGTAAAAGTTACATGTTCAAAAGTAAATTGAATGAACACTTGAAGCGACATTCAGGCATTCGAGATTTCAAATGTGACGTTTGTGGTAAatcctttttttccaaatatattttACAACAACATGAAGTCGAACACTCTGACGCACGTCCTTTTGTATGTAAGATTTGTGGGAAGTCCTTTCCGCGATCAAAAGCTTTACTTATTCATATGAAACTCCACTCAGAAGTGAAGGAGTACGTTTGCAACATATGTGGGAAGGCGTTTGCTCAGAACTCAGGATTGCATGGTCATAGGAAAATGCATGGGAAAAGTCTGGTGTAG